One genomic region from Anopheles bellator chromosome 2, idAnoBellAS_SP24_06.2, whole genome shotgun sequence encodes:
- the LOC131210852 gene encoding uncharacterized protein LOC131210852: protein MERARFGDVMAAILWISWLLLRADGRAVPHHRQRGEGVRRLHNVTLDSNFTAGSGSAGELLLDGCHVDHFEASLFELLGHTGSLTLHGGLIPRVTYASPSLDTLVVDATGLEEFDVDPATITLTSLRTLQISRNSLAMISPRIGLLVGLRRLDLSQNRLTHVELDPFARMPQLRDLDLSVNRILWVGVGTPGTRLPSVHNLWVSYNRLQTFEDFPGAFPALVSVRLIGNSWNCGWVDRARSDIMRHGITAFGADYDCPGERQGGLCCYVTEVGDVTGAQSSPEPVGELQATTNRTGESVGVRYGDVEIFL from the exons ATGGAAAGGGCACGCTTCGGAGACGTGATGGCTGC GATCCTGTGGATCTCCTGGCTGCTCCTCCGGGCCGATGGACGAGCCGTACCTCATCACCGGCAGCGTGGAGAAGGCGTCCGTCGATTGCACAACGTGACACTCGATAGCAACTTTACGGCGGGCTCCGGTTCCGCTGGAGAACTACTACTGGACGGGTGTCATGTGGACCACTTCGAGGCGAGTCTCTTCGAGCTGCTAGGACACACCGGAAGCCTTACCCTGCACGGTGGCCTCATTCCCCGGGTGACCTACGCTTCGCCATCCCTCGACACGCTCGTCGTGGATGCAACGGGTCTCGAGGAGTTTGATGTGGACCCGGCGACGATTACGCTGACCAGCCTGCGGACCTTGCAGATATCTCGAAACTCCCTGGCGATGATCAGCCCACGGATCGGTTTGCTGGTGGGATTACGGCGGCTGGATCTCTCCCAGAACCGCCTAACGCACGTTGAACTGGATCCGTTCGCCCGGATGCCTCAATTGCGCGATCTGGATCTGTCGGTCAATCGGATCCTGTGGGTTGGCGTTGGTACCCCCGGGACGCGTCTACCGAGTGTCCACAACCTGTGGGTGAGCTACAACCGGTTGCAAACGTTCGAAGACTTTCCCGGGGCCTTCCCGGCGCTAGTGTCCGTGCGGTTGATCGGGAATTCGTGGAACTGTGGCTGGGTAGACCGGGCACGGAGTGATATCATGCGTCACGGGATCACGGCGTTCGGTGCTGATTACGATTGCCCCGGCGAGCGTCAGGGAGGTCTGTGCTGTTACGTCACCGAAGTGGGCGACGTCACGGGGGCACAGTCCAGCCCGGAGCCGGTGGGAGAGTTGCAGGCGACCACCAATCGGACCGGCGAGTCCGTCGGTGTGCGCTACGGTgatgttgaaatatttttatga